A stretch of Halichondria panicea chromosome 1, odHalPani1.1, whole genome shotgun sequence DNA encodes these proteins:
- the LOC135343594 gene encoding N-glycosylase/DNA lyase-like, whose amino-acid sequence MHARMIMAAALLEETWHEERVCGELDLSLTLTTGQAFRWHSLGGDDGITWVGAVGQYVFALKSRDDSTLTYHTLHTPQDHTHTPSHTLRDYFRLDTDLSELCTSWANADPNFNSKVSQYKGVRLLRQDPLENVISFICSSNNNIARISGMLNSLCENLGEPICCYGDHTIYGFPTLDSLCADNMESTLRDLGFGYRSKYVAMAAKSIVEKGGVEWLLGLREKPYAEVVTSLRTLSGVGPKVADCVAMMSCDKLEAVPIDTHVWSVAVRDYGLAKKNKSLTASAYKEIGDHFRDLFGPMAGWAIAVLFVADLDRSGRYKGESIQSPKGSKGKRKRKDQQSLKSAKKRKT is encoded by the exons atgcatgcacgtatgaTCATGGCTGCTGCTTTGTTGGAGGAGACATGGCATGAGGAGCGTGTTTGTGGCGAGCTGGACCTCAGCCTCACTCTGACCACAGGGCAAGCCTTCAGATGGCACAGCCTAGGAGGGGATGATGGGATCACGTGGGTGGGGGCGGTGGGACAATA TGTGTTTGCACTCAAGAGCCGAGACGACTCCACCCTCACTTATCACACTCTCCATACCCcacaagaccacacccatacaccctcacacactctcCGAGACTATTTCCGACTAGATACTGACCTTTCTGAACTTTGCACTTCGTGGGCCAACGCAGATCCAAATTTTAACTCCAAAGTCTCTCAATATAAAGGCGTACGTTTATTGAGACAAGATCCGCTCGAAAACGTCATTTCCTTCATTTGTTCCTCCAATAATAATATCGCGAGAATATCAGGAATGTTGAATTCTCTCTGTGAAAATCTCGGGGAGCCGATCTGTTGCTATGGTGACCATACCATATATGGATTTCCGACACTTGATTCGTTATGTGCTGACAATATGGAGTCTACTTTAAGAGACTTGGGGTTCGGATACAGGTCAAAGTATGTTGCCATGGCTGCAAAAAGCATCGTCGAGAAGGGTGGTGTGGAGTGGTTGCTTGGACTGAGAGAAAAACCATACGCTG AGGTCGTGACCTCACTACGAACTCTGTCTGGGGTGGGTCCAAAGGTCGCGGACTGTGTAgcgatgatgtcatgtgacaagCTAGAGGCTGTACCAATAGACACGCACGTGTGGAGTGTAGCTGTACGAGACTATGGGCTAGCAAAAAAGAATAAATCTCTCACAGCGTCTGCCTATAAAGAGATAG GTGATCACTTCCGCGATTTGTTTGGGCCAATGGCAGGATGGGCTATTGCT GTGCTGTTTGTCGCTGATTTAGATAGAAGTGGGAGGTACAAAGGTGAGAGTATACAGAGTCCAAAGGGCAGCAAaggaaaaagaaaaagaaaagatCAGCAGTCTTTGAAATCTGCTAAGAAACGAAAaacttaa